A genomic window from Bicyclus anynana chromosome 11, ilBicAnyn1.1, whole genome shotgun sequence includes:
- the LOC128198489 gene encoding uncharacterized protein LOC128198489, translated as MAADNEREVWTRIIEVYKDRPHMWDKHHKYYFNRDMRQQTFTLMFEIFGELKTNMELPAFKKKFENMRTSFFRELKKVISSKQTGSGSDDVYKPSLWYYNLFTFIEETTEPSRTGVDTMDSDEVSQSLELDEPSGSQSLNPKRPSQLDITEEEPAPRKKRLILQKKQEKLFDTAQQLLTTTDEWEVIGMGYGIQLKNLGKHQQVVAKKLMSEVIFYGQLGKLTEESSITLKN; from the exons ATGGCGGCCGACAATGAACGCGAAGTTTGGACGCGAATTATAGAAGTGTATAAAGACCGACCTCACATGTGGGATAAacatcataaatattattttaaccgCGACATGAGGCAGCAAACATTCACACTAATGTTTGAAATTTTTGGCGAACTAAAAACAAACATGGAGCTGCCggctttcaaaaaaaaatttgaaaatatgcGGACATCCTTTTTTCGGGAGTTAAAAAAG GTTATTTCTTCAAAACAAACAGGATCTGGCAGCGATGATGTGTACAAACCATCTCTTTGGTATTACaatctttttacttttattgaaGAGACTACTGAACCTTCTCGCACGGGAGTAGATACCATGGACTCTGACGAG gttTCACAGAGTTTGGAATTAGATGAACCATCTGGTAGTCAATCACTCAACCCAAAACGTCCAAGTCAGCTAGACATAACGGAAGAAGAACCTGCCCCAAGAAAAAAGCGATTAATCTTGCAAAAAAAACAAGAGAAACTATTTGATACTGCTCAACAACTTCTTACCACTACAGATGAATGGGAAGTCATAGGAATGGGCTATGGTATTCAATTGAAAAATTTAGGTAAACACCAGCAAGTGGTTGCAAAAAAATTAATGTCTGAAGTCATTTTCTATGGGCAACTTGGAAAACTAACAGAAGAATCGTCAATCACTTTGAAAAACTAA